ACCAGCCGGGGCCAGCACAACCCAGAGCCCATAGCTGGGACTAGGAGCTGGCAGGCCACCCACTGCCAGTGGACCGACGCCACGACGTCGACAGCGCGTGGCGGCAAGGGACCGACCCGGAGCGACGCGCAGGGGCCAGCGCCAGCGCCGGCACAGGTTGGCTCCAGGTGAAGACCCGAGCCCCGCCGCACGCACGTCCCGGGCTCCCGTGCCGTGGAGCGTCGCCACGCCAACGAGCCGTATGGCGATCAAGCGGCCGCGCCCGCCGAGACGGTGGGAGCCGGAGAGGCCCCGCCACCGCCGCCCTCCCCGCGAGCCGCACGGATTTCCTGCGGCCCACTCAGGCAGCAGCGCGGTAGTAGGAGGCTCCCGGCGTGGCGTCGGCGGCTAGGGATGTCGGAGGAGTCCGAGCGGGAGGAGGTGTTGGAGAGGAGAGAGGGGAGGAGATGCAGCAGCTACTGGATTGTTGGCCCCGCCGCCACCCTCCTGACTGCCGCACGGCCACGCCAACGAGCCGTATGGCGATCAGGCGGCCGCGCCCGCCGAGACGGTGGGAGCCGGAGAGGCCCCGCCACCGCCGCCCTCCCCGCGAGCCGCACGGATTTCAGGCAGCAGCGCGGCAGTAGGAGGCTCCCGGCGTGGCGTCGGCGGCTAGGGATGTCGGAGGAGTCCGAGCGGGAGGAGGTGTTGGAGAGGAGAGAGGGGAGAAGATGCAGCAGCTACTGGATTGTTGGCCCCGCCGCCGCCCTCCTGACTGCCGCACGGGCATCCCACAAGCAGCTCCGGCGGCGGCGAGACGGGGGAGGAGGGAGAGTGGGCTGTCGCCTTGGGCGGGATTTCGAAATCGCCGAGCGGGGCCCTGGAAAAGGTCCACTCTTCAGGAATCCTTGTGCTACCTGTTCATAGCCTGTATTGTACCAACTAACTATGAAGCACAGGAAGTATCTAGTAGGTACAGTGATAAGCATTTCTTCAAACTTCAGAAAATGGACACCAAACTTTCATATTGATTGAAGGCATAAAGTATGACCGATTAATTCAGCAATGCATCAGCTTTTACAAGATTCAGGGCATTTCCAAACAGACATGCCAATAAACAAAATTCTTCAGTGGTTGCAAAATCTGTGAGAATCATTGAGTGACATTGTATCAGGATATCTCGTTGTCCAAATCATTTCTGTATATACATGCATAGTTCCAACAGGATGTTATTTTTTTCATCACAAGTTCACAACCTAAATCAACCTCAGTTCAAACAAACAAGGAACAGAAACAGAATATCAGGTAAAACTGACCTGTACCAAGCACCGGATCCAAAAGTAGAACATGTCGTTCAGCAATATCCATGGGCAGTTTGTGATAAACAAGCTAGATGCAGAAAGTTTATAATAGTTATCCATCGTGATTAACTCGATCATTTTAAGCATACTCCCTCTGCTATAAAATGTGAGTTTTAGTTTTTCATAAATCAAACTTCTCTAAACTGACCAGGTTTATAGAAAAATGTACCAACATATACAACACAAATTAATTTCATCAAGTCCAACATGAAATGCCTTGATAGTGTATTTAATTGGTTATATGGGAAAATATTTTTTCTACAAACTTGGTCAAAGTTAGAGAAATTTGACTTAGAACAAAGCTGAAGCACCTTACATTTTGGACAAAGGGAGTACCTGTTAAGGAATTTGTTTATCATAAGATCTGAATGCTTACCTGTTGTCCATTGTCTCCAACACGATGAATTAGAATTTTCCCAATTTTTATTCCTTTACAACAAGCACGCAATGCGTTCTCCATACTCTCACCACTGCAATGAGATGAGGTATAAATAAAGCTAAAATCACTCCATACATCTATTAATATATTAAAATTGTGCACAAGATTGACTGCAAAAATGCATACATTCAGGGAAGGGAATTTGGGACATGATGCATATGAAGGATCCTAACATGATTTTTTTTAAACAATAACATGAAATTTTAGAACAAGTTGCTTGCACAGAAGTTAAACATGAAAATAATGAGTATCAAGTGGTCATAATGATTCATGATGGTAAAGTATGAATGCTAAAAGGAATGAAGTACTCATAAAAGAAGAGTATACAGACAAAGCAGGAGGAAATGTTCCACATAATTAGTCTGTTTTATTTCCAAAACTATGTTGCAAGAGCATGGAAATTGGAAAAtacaaaaagcagaagcttctaCATGCCAAGACATAACGCGAAATTCTATACATAACAAATCTTCATGTACATTCTTGTTTAACATCTATAATGAGCCATAGTTAATTCAGAGTGTGTCCAACTGTCCATCATTAAGATCCCTGCTTCCTCAAATGTTTGTGCTTGTGTGTTTGTGTAGACAGCAACTTTATTTTGCATACCTTCGCACAATAGAGACTCCACAGAGCTTCTTACAAAAGTCAACTCCCATATAAACAGATCCTGAACCCAGACAAACATGACATGAGATAATGTTCAACCACAAGCATAGTATTTTTAATTCTCAATGTAAAGATACACCTAAGCAAAAAATGACAAAAAGAAGAGATAAAACTGTCTGAAATGAGAAGGATCATCAATAAGCTTTTTTTTACTTTGCCTTTCCAAAGATATTTCAAACATAATAAAATCAAACCTTATCTAGATACTTGTTTTATAGCCAGCCACATATTGCCATTTCAATGAGGTACTGATGTTATCAGGAAACAAGAATGAAAGCCAGCTTGCTACATAACAGTGTGGCACAATATCCATTACTGTTGAGGTGGCTAAGTTTCTCAGCAACAAGATGGCACAAAGTATTAACTTATTCTAGACAGTTACAGAAGATATTCCTCGGAACCTAAACCTGCAAGTCAAACATTCTGGATGGAACAAAATAGGGGAAAAAATACTCATAAGGTGCACAGCTAAGCAGCTACAAGATATAAGGTGCCACTTGCAAAATACCTGTTGGGGTAATAACCTGCTTTTCTGTAAATGGCAAATGTCCAAGACCATGCTCCACTACCTTAAACAGCAAATCCATAAATCAACTAAATGAATTAAATCGGCCTTGAAGTTGAGAAGGGAAATAAAGACGATGAAATAAAGTAGTACCAAACGGATCAATCGATCTGAATAAAATACAAAGTCAGGTGTGGTGATGTCCCTATCACGGATAAGAGTATGCATTCCTCGGATCTGTCAAATTCATCATTACAAAAGGCAAGAAATTACAAAATTGGCAAAATAAGAAACCATTGATAAAGATTTCTAGATTTACCTGAAAAGTTGATTGAACAACATGAACATTTGGATAGATTTTGCACAAGTCATGCTGACCAAGTTTTGTACGGATATGTTGAACAATCAGATCAACTGCTACATGGTTATCACCACCTCGAGGAATGATCACGTCAGCATACTTCTTTGAAGGCAAAACAAAATCATCGAACGCTGGCTTCACAAACCTCCCATACTATAAATCCAACAGAATTTCATGTTACAATACAAGCACTTGATAAAAAAAGAAACATGTAAAAGGCGTAGAAAACCACAGGGTTATAAGCCCAaggtaaaataaaataaaaggacTACTTGGTCAAGCACGGAGCTGATATCTCTTCCTCTTTCAACTGTATCACGTCTGATTCGTCGAGCAAGCCTAATGTCAGCATCTGATTGATGCATCACAGACCCCACAAAAGAAATGAACAACATTTCAGCTTTAAGGTCAATTCATAATTGCTATAACAAAATAAATGCTACAGTGAGAATGAGGGTAAACCTGTGTCTACAAAAATTTTCATGTCCATCAGATTGCGAACTCTCTGGTCATGGAACACTAAAATGCCCTCCAAAATAATGACATCTGATGCATTGACCTGACAAAATGAAATTGGATCAGGTACTTAGTTGGGAAAAGGTTTGTGATGTATATTAGCTTACAATCACACGAGCTTCCTACATTTAAACATAACAAATAAGGACTCAATTTTTAGGTATATATCGCTATTCCTATTTTACCTTATGTTTAGAATTTTACATGCTACTTTTCAGATGTGACGCTCTGTACCAATATTTATATCTATAACATAAAAAATAGAATATGACAATAATGAAAATCAAACCTCCAATTTTGTTGTCTTACTATAGATTCCCCTCTAGGGAAGATAAGGACAGACCCCGTACCAGGGGTCTGAGGAAGGGATAAACTGAGGCAAGCCTTCCCCCATCAAATGTGGAGAGGCTGCTTCGAATCCGTGACCCGGTGACTTAGTGAGACAGCTTTCACCACTGCACCAGGCCTACCCTTCTCCTCCGGGGCAGATAAGGAGGGATCAAAAATAAAGTTGCAAATGCTCTAAAAAACAAAAAAAGGAAATTTGGTTGAAAATAGGTTCATAGTCTGAAACAGTCATCTCATCACACAGGCATAAAAGACAAGGAAAGAAATGATCTATAGAATCATTCACAGGCCAATGCCATGAACTCAAAACCATAAAGGATTGGCAAAATTTTCATAATGACAATTTTCTGAGTGACTGATACCTTTCTAAAGCTTTCAGAACACCGTCGATGCTTCTTGAAATCATATATAGGAACATTTACAGGTTGAGCACATTTCAGCTGCCCCATGCATTCTAGAAGTTGCTCTGTATCAAATGCAtctgcaagcaaataatacattcCATCTCATATGTGAACAAATCAATTCAGCTATGATCGCTACCACAGGCTGGGTACCCAAAACAACAAATGCATTACCAGGGTGATCAAAATTATAGTCTTGTGCATGTGCAGACTCTTCAGCAGTAAGGCCACGGTAAAACGAATCCTGCAAAATGTCAAGCCCAAAATGAGTTTCAACGGGTTTTTCAGAAGTTACCACCATCAGATCGATGTGCACGACTTGTCAAACCTAATACATATTCGTCAATTCTAACTAGCGCAGCCCACAAGCTAGTCAAAATGGAAATATGCGCACAACCTCACTAGTATTTCCATACAAATACACAACAACCTGCAGCCATCCCACATCTATGCAATCACTAGGTTACATCTGCGATCTTCCAGTTCGAACTGCATAACGCGAATACACTATACAAAACCAGGAAAGTACTGAACCAAGATTGACAGGAGACAATAATAGCAGCAGCAGGACGCTCTCAAAGCAAAACAATCCAGCCGCAGAAGTAGCAGTAACCACACACACACCTGGTTAACGAGCACGACACGGTGGTCGTGCAGCTGCTGGATGATCATGTCGCACACCGTCGTCTTCCCCGACGCCGTCCCTCCAGAAACCCCTTTGAGAAAATCAAGCAGAAATTCTGAATCCGGACCACCAAATGAGAAGCGGCTAGCCAGCACGAGAAGAGGAGAAAGGGCGGGACCGAGCCGGCCATTCCACGCGCTCGAG
This portion of the Zea mays cultivar B73 chromosome 2, Zm-B73-REFERENCE-NAM-5.0, whole genome shotgun sequence genome encodes:
- the LOC100282453 gene encoding Uridine kinase-like protein 2, chloroplastic, yielding MPDKAVDDVMEAAVGAHFSGLRLEALRLSTSAPSSPSSSPAAAAHTHSNGAVYANGTTELPSPAAARQPFVIGVSGGTASGKTTVCDMIIQQLHDHRVVLVNQDSFYRGLTAEESAHAQDYNFDHPDAFDTEQLLECMGQLKCAQPVNVPIYDFKKHRRCSESFRKVNASDVIILEGILVFHDQRVRNLMDMKIFVDTDADIRLARRIRRDTVERGRDISSVLDQYGRFVKPAFDDFVLPSKKYADVIIPRGGDNHVAVDLIVQHIRTKLGQHDLCKIYPNVHVVQSTFQIRGMHTLIRDRDITTPDFVFYSDRLIRLVVEHGLGHLPFTEKQVITPTGSVYMGVDFCKKLCGVSIVRSGESMENALRACCKGIKIGKILIHRVGDNGQQLVYHKLPMDIAERHVLLLDPVLGTGNSVAQAIDLLIRKGVPEDRIIFLNLISAPEGIQCICKRFPSLKIVTSEIDYGLNEEFRVIPGLGEYGDRYFGTDN